The proteins below come from a single Tenuifilum thalassicum genomic window:
- a CDS encoding T9SS type B sorting domain-containing protein, whose translation MNVKRTLFILVSLFFTSQVKATLDNVGWSSSFSGFPGVGGTVYAQLLAPDGKLYVAGDFKTAGGINVSNIACWDGSTWTPLADGLNGPAYALAMDAQGNIYAGGSFTQASGLTVNHVAKWNGSSWQTIGDGTNGTVYAITVDGSNNVYVGGGFTTAGTTEANRIARWNGSGWKNVGTGLNATVYSLLLASNGKLYVGGSFTSAGYTTAKRIAVWSGYSWEMVGTTGADNTVRSIIEDATGNIYVAGDFTDIDGAAINRVAKWNGTNWSSVGNGFNDAVYSIQLTSDGMLWAGGYFTQSGTSSVNRIAYYSSGSWKTFGEGANGNVYSLCKSGSSIYAGGSFTLINNTPVANIALYNGSLWNKLGVTDNGMNAAVNAIAIDNNGNVIYGGEFTSAKGNLRKFVTIWDGTSFLDLIGGLNGKINAICVNATDNKIYVGGSFSIAGSVSANNIAVWNGSSWQALGSGLNGDVLALKLDESGNLLVGGDFTIAGGVAANRIAKWNGVSWSALGSGFNAEVRDIEVYNSTIYAAGNFTTSGSTLIKYFAKWNGSAWEPVGSGTNGPVYTLHNESNMLFIGGNFTSISGVNAKYIATYDGSAFNEFENGSNGPVRVISSDKHKFIYVGGDFTTVDNLTANRIARWNGTSWQSLGSGLNGSVKALAVSYEGNLYVGGDFTVAGENSSTYTATYTFNPVLKVLGNSLYIPDNSTSTSADDSTHFGDIDACHTKKKVSYKLANIGDWIIYVTSTDILDATNPGDKDYFRIVESPTSILPYDTATLKVEFGISEKALREAKIAINSDASNASVYDYYITANAIDTIKPTFTKQDKDVVLNVNGQASIVNSDLVTSSSDYCGVNSITLSRYGFDCLDVTSNPIPVRIDVEDINGNVTTDTAFVNVIDDVVPVLDVVSQKDIYLDENGNATLKPSDIVNSIIDNCAVDTLLSLSNFTCTDAGLTKEVTVTATDKYGNSDSKSVQINVIDTIKPIITLQDISIYFDEEGIAKLTRDDVNDKITDNCSVDNVEFSQSEFSCSEAGLIVVNVTATDPSGNSRVKPINVSVADTIKPSLTTKPATIALDQNGNTILKAKDVVELASDNCSIADTVLSKSTFSCSDIGVNSIMVTLTDISGNIRQSSVDVTIVDTLPPSIGSLPDVTDQCMVELTIPEAIDNCGQTVQGQTTDPLTYSTEGDYVVTWTFTDALGNVTTRNQKVFIHDNIAPVPVKENLDKIEAPCYFEFTTKPQAIDNCVGEVEATTTDPLIYELPGDFLITWTYTDAQDNSSQQAQELTVVNDYPVAIVRDIEVMLNVDGYASIEVSDIDHGSYDDCQLASMVLDKTEFTLNDLGDNTITLSVTDNVGQTTYAQANVHVVKYPDLLIPNIITPNNDGYNDKWEITGVDHLRDYNLYIYNQAGTLVYSSERYNNEWDGTKNGSYLPKGTYYYFFINGNKKITGYINLIR comes from the coding sequence ATGAATGTAAAGCGCACACTTTTTATTCTGGTATCTTTATTTTTCACCTCTCAGGTAAAAGCAACCCTCGACAATGTCGGTTGGAGCAGTTCATTTTCAGGTTTCCCCGGAGTAGGGGGAACTGTTTACGCTCAACTTCTAGCACCTGATGGTAAGCTATACGTTGCAGGTGATTTCAAAACAGCGGGTGGTATAAATGTGAGCAACATTGCATGTTGGGATGGATCAACATGGACACCCTTAGCCGATGGCCTAAATGGACCTGCTTATGCTTTGGCAATGGATGCACAGGGCAATATTTATGCTGGTGGAAGTTTTACCCAGGCTTCTGGTTTAACGGTAAATCACGTTGCAAAATGGAATGGTTCTTCGTGGCAGACCATAGGCGATGGGACTAACGGAACGGTTTATGCAATCACTGTTGACGGTAGTAACAATGTATATGTAGGGGGAGGTTTTACAACGGCAGGAACAACCGAAGCAAATAGAATTGCAAGGTGGAATGGTTCTGGTTGGAAAAATGTTGGAACAGGCTTAAACGCTACTGTTTACTCTTTACTGCTAGCCTCAAATGGTAAATTGTATGTAGGTGGTTCGTTTACAAGTGCCGGTTACACTACAGCTAAAAGAATTGCTGTTTGGTCTGGTTATAGCTGGGAAATGGTTGGAACTACCGGTGCCGACAATACTGTGCGGTCAATAATTGAGGATGCAACTGGAAATATATATGTGGCTGGAGATTTTACCGATATTGATGGAGCTGCCATAAACCGTGTTGCTAAATGGAATGGCACTAATTGGAGTTCAGTTGGCAATGGATTTAACGATGCTGTTTATTCCATTCAGCTTACTTCTGATGGTATGCTCTGGGCTGGCGGCTATTTTACACAGAGTGGCACAAGTAGTGTGAACAGAATAGCCTACTATTCTAGTGGTTCATGGAAAACGTTTGGCGAGGGTGCCAATGGCAATGTTTACAGTCTATGTAAGTCGGGTTCAAGTATTTATGCGGGTGGAAGCTTTACCCTTATTAACAATACCCCTGTTGCAAATATTGCATTATATAATGGCTCTTTATGGAATAAACTTGGTGTTACCGATAATGGTATGAACGCAGCTGTAAATGCAATTGCAATTGATAATAACGGTAATGTGATTTATGGTGGTGAGTTTACTTCTGCCAAAGGGAATTTAAGAAAATTTGTTACCATCTGGGACGGCACTAGCTTTTTAGATTTAATAGGTGGATTAAATGGAAAGATAAATGCAATCTGCGTTAATGCAACCGATAATAAAATTTATGTTGGAGGAAGTTTCTCGATTGCTGGCTCTGTCTCTGCTAATAACATTGCTGTTTGGAATGGTTCATCTTGGCAAGCTCTAGGTTCAGGGCTAAATGGCGATGTTCTTGCCCTGAAACTTGACGAGTCGGGTAACCTACTGGTTGGAGGTGATTTTACAATAGCTGGGGGGGTAGCTGCAAATAGAATTGCAAAGTGGAATGGAGTATCATGGAGCGCTTTGGGCAGCGGATTTAATGCCGAGGTTAGAGATATTGAAGTTTATAACTCCACCATTTATGCTGCTGGAAACTTCACCACTTCGGGTTCTACGTTGATTAAATATTTTGCTAAGTGGAACGGTTCTGCCTGGGAGCCAGTTGGATCTGGTACTAATGGGCCTGTTTATACCTTACATAACGAGTCGAACATGCTTTTTATAGGAGGTAACTTTACCTCTATTTCCGGGGTAAATGCAAAATACATTGCAACCTACGATGGAAGTGCATTTAATGAGTTTGAAAATGGTTCAAACGGACCTGTTCGGGTAATTTCTTCCGATAAGCACAAATTCATATATGTTGGTGGTGATTTTACTACGGTTGATAACCTAACTGCTAACCGAATAGCCCGATGGAATGGTACAAGTTGGCAAAGCCTTGGTAGTGGTCTAAATGGCTCGGTGAAGGCATTGGCAGTTAGCTATGAAGGAAACCTTTATGTGGGTGGCGATTTTACAGTAGCAGGAGAGAATAGTTCAACCTATACGGCTACATATACATTCAACCCGGTTCTTAAAGTACTGGGTAATAGCTTATATATACCCGATAACTCAACAAGTACTTCTGCAGATGATAGCACCCACTTTGGAGATATTGATGCTTGCCATACAAAGAAAAAGGTAAGCTATAAGCTTGCCAATATTGGCGATTGGATTATTTATGTTACAAGTACCGATATACTCGATGCCACAAATCCTGGAGATAAGGATTATTTTCGGATAGTTGAATCCCCTACGTCAATTCTACCTTACGATACCGCTACCCTTAAGGTAGAGTTTGGAATCTCGGAGAAAGCGCTTCGCGAAGCCAAGATTGCTATTAACTCCGATGCAAGCAATGCAAGTGTTTACGATTATTACATTACCGCTAATGCTATTGACACCATAAAGCCTACCTTTACAAAGCAGGATAAAGATGTTGTTCTTAATGTTAACGGACAGGCTAGCATTGTAAATTCCGATTTGGTTACTTCTTCATCCGATTATTGTGGAGTAAACTCCATAACGCTCAGCCGATATGGTTTTGACTGTCTGGATGTAACGTCAAATCCAATACCAGTTAGGATTGATGTGGAAGATATAAACGGTAATGTAACTACCGATACTGCATTTGTTAATGTTATCGATGATGTAGTACCAGTTCTTGATGTGGTATCTCAAAAAGATATTTACCTTGATGAGAACGGAAATGCAACGTTAAAACCTTCAGATATAGTTAATTCTATTATAGATAACTGTGCTGTAGATACTCTTTTATCATTAAGCAATTTTACATGCACCGATGCTGGTTTAACAAAGGAAGTTACAGTTACTGCTACCGATAAGTATGGAAATTCAGATTCAAAATCTGTTCAAATTAACGTTATAGATACCATTAAGCCCATTATAACTTTACAAGATATTAGTATCTATTTCGATGAAGAGGGAATTGCAAAACTCACTCGAGACGATGTTAACGATAAGATAACCGACAATTGTTCGGTTGATAATGTTGAATTTTCGCAATCGGAATTTAGCTGTTCTGAGGCTGGATTAATTGTAGTTAATGTAACGGCAACCGATCCTTCGGGTAATTCAAGGGTAAAACCAATTAATGTTTCGGTTGCAGATACTATTAAGCCTAGCCTTACCACAAAACCGGCAACCATTGCTCTTGACCAGAATGGTAATACTATTCTGAAAGCAAAAGATGTGGTGGAACTCGCTAGCGATAACTGTTCCATTGCCGATACAGTTTTGTCAAAATCCACATTTAGTTGCTCCGATATTGGTGTTAACAGCATAATGGTTACACTAACCGATATTAGCGGTAATATCAGGCAAAGTTCTGTGGATGTTACTATTGTTGATACGTTACCTCCAAGCATTGGAAGTTTACCCGATGTAACAGACCAATGTATGGTTGAACTAACCATACCGGAAGCAATAGATAATTGCGGCCAAACAGTTCAAGGGCAAACTACAGATCCGCTAACGTATAGCACCGAGGGCGATTATGTTGTTACCTGGACATTCACCGATGCTTTAGGAAATGTTACCACCCGCAATCAGAAGGTTTTTATCCACGATAATATTGCTCCGGTTCCAGTTAAAGAAAATCTTGATAAAATTGAAGCGCCTTGCTATTTTGAGTTTACCACAAAACCACAAGCTATTGACAACTGTGTGGGTGAAGTTGAGGCAACTACAACCGATCCGCTAATTTATGAGCTCCCAGGCGACTTTTTGATAACCTGGACTTATACCGATGCGCAAGATAACAGCTCGCAACAAGCACAAGAACTTACCGTGGTTAACGACTACCCAGTTGCAATTGTCAGGGATATTGAGGTGATGCTCAATGTTGATGGATATGCTTCTATAGAGGTTTCAGATATCGACCACGGTTCATATGATGATTGCCAGCTTGCTTCAATGGTATTAGATAAAACAGAATTTACATTAAATGATCTTGGCGATAATACGATAACCCTTTCGGTTACCGATAACGTTGGACAAACCACATATGCTCAGGCAAATGTTCATGTTGTCAAGTACCCTGACTTACTGATTCCTAATATTATAACCCCCAACAACGATGGGTATAACGATAAATGGGAAATAACCGGAGTAGATCATCTAAGAGATTATAACCTTTATATCTATAATCAGGCCGGAACTTTGGTTTACTCCTCTGAGCGTTACAATAATGAGTGGGATGGTACTAAAAATGGGTCCTATTTGCCTAAAGGTACATACTACTACTTCTTTATCAATGGAAATAAGAAAATTACCGGATACATAAACTTAATCAGGTAG
- a CDS encoding PorP/SprF family type IX secretion system membrane protein, with translation MLKLIFRNLIAGVPLLLLVFFASSQELYKYNLYAVNSHLLNPANALNNNYMSFMAGSHMQWMGVEGSPRVYDFRSSYRYSQSMGLGISFSNASMGLYNITNASVQYGYGVKLTENDWLRLGLSVGYMNDAFVRSRILGDPGADPLLAGNLTKSFVTAGFGAIYSFEEYEFQLALPHLYYRNSFGGDAYLFASYKYAYNDDLLIKPSVLAAMDMQQSFFADLNVMALWRNQFWAQLAYRTDNSIISSIGIIINSYSLGYSFQVVRTKLSNSYLGTHEVNFGYVMPEKIEVIRKQVVNGQVKSSVNSKPVKASVEVFYNNKPVQAVNTDDNGFFSVELKANRDYTFKLHAEGYKPIVESVTTNSSTRTLPFSSSLIPTTISIKGKVTDRLSGKPINADIFIKQDGRVVAKAVSEAGNGFVAEIKRDSIPLEIIYNANGFESRTENLTYDYLAETVKANVELNPIIKVEGVVTDQKTGKPIGARLTLSDAKTGEAIREIVASSSDGHYEIKLPRQTSIAIAANATGYMFYNDTVQWYGNNYSIKHDFSMRPLTKGVSVVLKNVVFEQGSTELLESSKPELDNIAQVMLDNPTIKIEISGHTDNVGSYAANKSLSQKRAQAAVDYLISKGVDGSRLKAVGYGPDKPRASNDTEEGRMLNRRVEAAVINE, from the coding sequence ATGCTTAAATTGATCTTCAGGAATTTAATTGCAGGAGTACCCCTGTTGTTGCTGGTTTTTTTTGCCAGCTCACAGGAACTTTATAAGTACAACCTGTATGCAGTGAACAGCCATCTTCTGAACCCAGCCAATGCTCTTAATAACAACTATATGAGTTTCATGGCGGGTAGCCATATGCAATGGATGGGGGTTGAAGGCTCTCCTCGTGTATACGACTTTCGTTCGTCGTATAGGTATTCACAAAGTATGGGGCTTGGAATATCATTTTCAAATGCCAGCATGGGGCTTTACAACATAACCAACGCCTCTGTTCAATACGGATATGGAGTTAAGCTAACAGAAAACGATTGGTTAAGGCTAGGCTTGTCGGTTGGTTATATGAACGATGCCTTTGTTCGCTCTCGCATATTAGGTGATCCCGGCGCCGACCCTTTGCTTGCTGGTAATCTCACCAAATCTTTTGTAACTGCAGGATTTGGAGCGATATATAGCTTTGAAGAGTACGAATTTCAGCTGGCCTTACCTCACCTCTATTACCGTAATAGTTTCGGTGGCGATGCATATCTGTTCGCTTCATACAAATATGCTTATAACGACGATTTACTAATTAAGCCTTCGGTTCTTGCTGCAATGGATATGCAGCAATCGTTTTTTGCCGATTTAAACGTAATGGCATTATGGCGAAACCAGTTCTGGGCACAGCTGGCCTACCGAACCGATAATAGCATTATCTCAAGCATTGGTATCATTATCAACAGCTACAGCCTTGGGTATTCATTCCAGGTTGTTCGCACAAAGCTGTCCAACTCATACCTGGGAACTCACGAGGTAAACTTTGGGTATGTGATGCCCGAGAAGATTGAGGTTATTCGCAAACAGGTTGTCAATGGACAGGTTAAATCTTCGGTTAATTCTAAACCGGTTAAAGCATCGGTTGAGGTTTTCTATAACAATAAGCCGGTACAGGCCGTCAATACCGACGACAATGGATTTTTCTCTGTTGAGCTAAAGGCTAACAGGGATTATACCTTTAAGCTACATGCCGAAGGATATAAACCTATAGTTGAGAGTGTTACTACAAACTCATCAACCAGAACACTGCCATTTAGCTCAAGCTTAATTCCTACCACAATTTCAATTAAAGGTAAAGTTACCGATAGGTTATCTGGGAAGCCAATTAACGCTGATATTTTCATTAAACAGGATGGTAGAGTGGTTGCTAAGGCAGTTTCTGAGGCAGGAAATGGTTTTGTGGCTGAAATTAAACGCGACTCTATTCCTCTTGAAATTATTTATAATGCCAACGGATTCGAATCAAGAACAGAGAATCTAACCTATGATTACCTGGCAGAAACGGTAAAAGCTAATGTTGAGCTAAACCCAATAATCAAGGTGGAGGGAGTTGTTACCGATCAGAAAACCGGTAAGCCAATAGGTGCCAGGCTAACCCTAAGCGATGCCAAAACAGGTGAAGCTATAAGGGAGATAGTTGCCTCCTCGTCCGACGGGCATTACGAAATCAAGCTGCCCCGTCAAACCAGCATTGCAATTGCTGCAAATGCTACGGGCTACATGTTCTATAACGATACCGTCCAATGGTATGGTAACAATTATAGTATAAAACACGATTTCTCAATGCGACCCTTAACCAAAGGGGTTAGCGTGGTTTTGAAAAATGTTGTTTTTGAGCAGGGTAGTACGGAGCTGCTTGAAAGTTCAAAACCCGAGCTCGACAATATTGCACAGGTAATGCTCGATAACCCAACCATTAAGATTGAAATCTCGGGCCATACCGATAATGTAGGCTCATACGCTGCAAATAAGTCGCTTTCGCAAAAGCGTGCACAGGCAGCGGTTGATTACTTAATATCCAAGGGTGTTGATGGTTCTAGGCTAAAAGCGGTTGGCTATGGTCCCGATAAACCTAGGGCTAGCAACGATACCGAGGAAGGTAGAATGCTTAACCGTAGGGTTGAGGCTGCAGTTATAAACGAGTAG